In a genomic window of Veillonellaceae bacterium:
- a CDS encoding rhodanese-like domain-containing protein: MTLLEKGLLLGVLVIAVFFIFGCSRSGNTGNISIDVSVDEAFKLWKLKEALIIDIRTPEEYQAGHIPGVPLIPLDQLEKRAGEVPKDQKVLLICRSGNRSSQGTKLLRSKGFDNVYNVTGGMLAWRGPVER, encoded by the coding sequence ATGACCCTGTTAGAAAAGGGTTTATTGTTAGGTGTGCTTGTTATCGCGGTATTTTTCATATTCGGCTGCAGCCGCAGCGGTAACACCGGCAATATCAGCATTGATGTATCGGTTGATGAGGCGTTTAAATTGTGGAAGCTAAAGGAAGCCTTAATTATTGATATCCGCACGCCCGAAGAATACCAAGCCGGACATATTCCCGGCGTTCCGCTTATTCCGCTAGATCAGCTCGAAAAGAGAGCGGGGGAAGTACCAAAAGACCAGAAGGTGCTTCTTATCTGCCGCAGTGGCAACCGAAGCAGTCAAGGAACAAAGCTGCTGCGGAGCAAGGGTTTTGACAATGTGTACAATGTAACGGGCGGAATGCTGGCTTGGCGCGGCCCCGTCGAAAGATAA